One stretch of Streptomyces sp. R21 DNA includes these proteins:
- a CDS encoding GNAT family N-acetyltransferase, giving the protein MTDDRRGRGAVHALLSDGTTVCIRPVAHSDHEQLQGLYEEMSADNLRLRFFTASRRSAEAAADRACAAPRPGYAALLAETLGQVIGLAEYERGGNPQEAEISIAVADGRHHRGVGTLLVEHLVAAARTEGITAFTADALAENHEVLRLFTDLGLRTARRFEGPEVRCTIALDEDETYLSAVELRGRAADVASLEPLLRPRTIAVIGAGRRPGSVGRAILHQLHTGGFTGRLFAVNPNVDALLGIPAHPSVAALPKIPDLAVLAVPADALAATAEECGKAGVRALVVVSAGLDGGQAEDLLAACRAYGMRLVGPNCLGISHTDPGISLDATFAAGHPRPGTAGVAVQSGGVGIALLDGLSRLGIGVSSFASLGDKYDVSGNDMLQWWESDGRTDLALLHLESFGNPRAFSRTARRVTRRMPVLTVDAGRTDAGRRAAASHTAAAATRTMTRQALFTQAGITATRSVGELLETAALLHSQPLPAGNRVAIVTNAGGAGVLAADACAEAGLSLPSLPAGVIDDLLAVLPDGATVGNPVDATAAVTEEQLRNCLDRITRFPGIDAVLLALVPTAVAVATGDDLVRALTGGPGRRERPMAAVRLEQALPVELLSAADGGAIPSYAEPAAAARALAHAARRAAWLGRPAGTVPGLDPAIDTDRAHAVVETYLTASPDGGWLDPRTCAELLACYGIPQLPWAWAETENDAVIAAERLRGADGRTVMKAQWPGLLHKTEQHALHLDLEGDAQVRAAFRDFETRFAGLLTGVVVQPLAPRGTELFAGVVQDEVFGPLILFGHGGTATEVLADLPQSRLRSTGGTPMARLAPLTDHDVHDLITDPRCAPLLFGTHGSGPVDLEGLEQLLLRLSRMASDLPQLAEADFNPVLATSAQVTVLDARVRLLPRRPQDPYLRRLR; this is encoded by the coding sequence ATGACGGACGACAGGCGCGGCCGCGGCGCGGTGCACGCGCTGCTCTCGGACGGGACGACCGTGTGCATCCGTCCTGTGGCGCACAGCGACCACGAGCAGCTGCAGGGGCTGTACGAGGAGATGTCCGCGGACAACCTCCGGCTGCGGTTCTTCACGGCGAGCCGGCGCTCCGCCGAGGCGGCCGCCGACCGGGCCTGCGCGGCGCCACGCCCCGGGTACGCCGCCCTGCTCGCCGAGACCCTGGGCCAGGTGATCGGCCTGGCCGAGTACGAGAGGGGCGGCAACCCGCAGGAGGCGGAGATCTCCATCGCGGTGGCCGACGGACGGCACCACCGCGGCGTCGGCACCCTCCTCGTCGAGCACCTGGTCGCCGCCGCCCGGACCGAGGGCATCACGGCCTTCACCGCCGACGCGCTCGCGGAGAACCACGAGGTCCTCAGGCTCTTCACCGACCTCGGACTGCGCACCGCCCGCCGCTTCGAGGGCCCGGAGGTGCGCTGCACCATCGCGCTCGACGAGGACGAGACGTATCTGTCGGCCGTCGAGCTGCGCGGCCGGGCCGCGGACGTGGCCAGCCTGGAACCGCTGCTGCGGCCCCGGACCATCGCCGTGATCGGCGCCGGGCGCAGGCCCGGCTCTGTGGGCCGGGCGATCCTCCACCAGCTGCACACCGGAGGCTTCACCGGGCGCCTGTTCGCCGTGAACCCGAACGTCGACGCGCTGCTCGGCATCCCCGCGCACCCCTCCGTCGCCGCACTGCCGAAGATCCCCGACCTCGCGGTCCTCGCGGTGCCCGCGGACGCGCTCGCGGCCACCGCCGAGGAGTGCGGAAAGGCGGGCGTACGGGCCCTGGTCGTGGTGTCGGCCGGCCTGGACGGCGGCCAGGCGGAAGACCTGCTCGCGGCCTGCCGCGCCTACGGCATGCGGCTCGTCGGCCCCAACTGCCTCGGCATCTCCCACACCGACCCGGGGATCTCCCTCGACGCGACGTTCGCCGCCGGCCATCCGCGCCCCGGCACCGCGGGCGTCGCCGTACAGTCCGGCGGCGTCGGCATCGCCCTGCTCGACGGGCTGTCCCGCCTCGGCATCGGGGTGTCGTCCTTCGCCTCGCTCGGCGACAAGTACGACGTCAGCGGCAACGACATGCTCCAGTGGTGGGAGAGCGACGGCCGCACCGACCTCGCCCTGCTGCACCTGGAATCCTTCGGCAACCCGCGGGCGTTCTCCCGCACCGCCCGCCGGGTGACCCGCCGGATGCCGGTGCTCACCGTCGACGCGGGCCGCACCGACGCGGGCCGCCGTGCAGCCGCCTCGCACACCGCGGCCGCCGCGACGCGCACCATGACCCGGCAGGCGCTGTTCACCCAGGCGGGCATCACCGCCACCCGCTCGGTCGGTGAACTCCTGGAAACGGCCGCCCTGTTGCACTCCCAGCCGCTCCCGGCCGGCAACCGCGTCGCCATCGTGACCAACGCGGGCGGCGCGGGCGTCCTCGCCGCCGACGCGTGCGCCGAGGCCGGGCTCTCGCTCCCCTCGCTCCCCGCCGGGGTGATCGACGACCTGCTCGCCGTGCTGCCGGACGGCGCCACCGTCGGCAACCCCGTCGACGCGACGGCCGCCGTGACGGAGGAGCAGCTCAGGAACTGCCTGGACCGGATCACCCGGTTCCCCGGCATCGACGCCGTCCTGCTCGCCCTGGTACCCACCGCGGTCGCCGTCGCCACCGGCGACGACCTGGTCAGGGCCCTCACCGGGGGTCCCGGACGCCGCGAGCGCCCGATGGCCGCCGTACGCCTGGAACAGGCCCTGCCCGTCGAGCTGCTGTCCGCCGCGGACGGCGGAGCGATCCCTTCGTACGCCGAACCCGCCGCGGCCGCACGGGCGTTGGCCCATGCGGCCCGGCGCGCGGCCTGGCTCGGCCGGCCGGCCGGAACGGTCCCCGGCCTCGACCCGGCGATCGACACCGACCGCGCGCACGCCGTCGTCGAGACCTACCTCACCGCCTCCCCCGACGGCGGCTGGCTCGACCCGCGCACCTGCGCCGAACTCCTCGCCTGCTACGGCATCCCCCAACTGCCCTGGGCCTGGGCCGAGACCGAGAACGACGCCGTCATCGCCGCCGAACGGCTGCGCGGCGCCGACGGCCGCACCGTCATGAAGGCCCAGTGGCCCGGACTGCTCCACAAGACCGAACAGCACGCCCTGCACCTCGACCTGGAGGGCGACGCCCAAGTCCGGGCCGCGTTCCGGGACTTCGAGACCCGCTTCGCCGGACTCCTGACCGGCGTGGTCGTCCAGCCGCTCGCCCCACGCGGCACCGAACTGTTCGCCGGTGTGGTCCAGGACGAGGTCTTCGGCCCCCTGATCCTCTTCGGACACGGCGGCACGGCGACCGAGGTGCTCGCCGACCTCCCCCAGTCTCGGCTTCGCTCGACCGGGGGGACCCCCATGGCCCGGCTCGCCCCGCTCACCGACCACGACGTGCACGACCTGATCACGGACCCGCGCTGCGCCCCCCTCCTGTTCGGCACGCACGGCAGCGGACCCGTCGACCTGGAGGGCCTCGAACAGCTCCTGCTGCGGCTGTCCCGCATGGCGAGCGATCTGCCACAGCTCGCCGAGGCCGACTTCAACCCCGTCCTCGCGACATCCGCCCAGGTCACC
- a CDS encoding phosphoketolase: protein MPKVEHPNSTVLTDTELRTLDAHWRAANYLAAGQIYLLANPLLTEPLKPAHIKPRLLGHWGTSPGLNLVHTHLNRVIKARGIDALCVWGPGHGGPSVLANSWLEGSYSETYPDVTRDGEGMERLFHQFSFPGGVPSHVAPETPGSIHEGGELGYSLAHAYGAAFDNPDLLVACVIGDGEAETGPLAASWHSNKFLDPVHDGAVLPILHLNGYKIANPTVLSRIPEHELDELLRGYGHEPIHVTGDDPLEVHRAMAAALDDALDRIALMQRTARQEGVSERVHWPVIVLRTPKGWTGPAVVDGEPVEGTWRAHQVPLAAVRENPEHLRQLEEWLRSYRPEELFDADGRPTADVLACVPEGSRRLGATPHANGGLLVRDLPVPSLDRFAVPVDKPGATLHEPTRVLGDLLAEIMKETSARRDFRLVGPDETASNRLGAVFEASGKAWQAGSLAVDEHLDRHGRVMEILSEHLCQGWLEGYLLTGRHGLFSCYEAFVHIVDSMVNQHIKWLKTSRELAWRAPIASLNYLLTSHVWRQDHNGFSHQDPGFVDHILNKSPEVVRVYLPPDANTLLSVADHALRSRDYVNVIVAGKQPCFDWLSMEEARAHCARGAGIWEWAGTVNGEREPDVVLACAGDVPTLEVLAAADLLRRHLPGLGVRVVNVVDMTRLLPREEHPHGMSDFEYDGLFTTGKPVIFAYHGYPWLIHRLAYRRSGHAHLHVRGYKEMGTTTTPFDMVVRNDMDRYRLVMDVIDRVPGLGVRAAAVRQRMADARTHHHAWIREHGTDMPEVADWTWSA from the coding sequence ATGCCCAAGGTCGAACACCCGAACAGCACCGTACTGACCGACACCGAGCTGCGCACCTTGGACGCCCACTGGCGGGCCGCCAACTACCTTGCCGCGGGCCAGATCTATCTGCTCGCCAACCCCCTGCTCACGGAACCCCTGAAGCCCGCGCACATCAAGCCCAGGCTGCTCGGCCACTGGGGCACCTCGCCCGGCCTCAACCTGGTGCACACCCACCTCAACCGGGTGATCAAGGCCCGCGGGATCGACGCGCTGTGCGTGTGGGGACCCGGCCACGGCGGCCCCTCGGTGCTCGCGAACTCATGGCTGGAGGGCAGCTACAGCGAGACCTACCCGGACGTGACCCGGGACGGGGAGGGCATGGAGCGGCTCTTCCACCAGTTCTCGTTCCCCGGCGGGGTGCCCAGCCATGTCGCGCCGGAGACCCCGGGCTCGATCCACGAGGGCGGTGAGCTGGGCTATTCGCTGGCGCACGCCTACGGCGCCGCGTTCGACAACCCGGACCTGCTGGTCGCGTGCGTGATCGGCGACGGCGAGGCGGAGACGGGACCGCTCGCCGCGTCCTGGCACTCCAACAAGTTCCTCGACCCCGTCCACGACGGAGCCGTGCTCCCGATCCTGCACCTCAACGGCTACAAGATCGCCAACCCGACGGTCCTCTCCCGCATCCCGGAGCACGAACTCGACGAACTCCTGCGCGGCTACGGCCACGAGCCGATCCACGTCACCGGCGACGACCCCCTCGAAGTCCACCGCGCCATGGCCGCCGCCCTCGACGACGCCCTCGACCGGATCGCCCTGATGCAGCGCACCGCCCGCCAGGAAGGCGTGAGCGAGCGCGTGCACTGGCCGGTCATCGTGCTGCGCACACCGAAGGGCTGGACCGGGCCCGCCGTGGTCGACGGCGAACCCGTCGAGGGCACGTGGCGCGCCCATCAGGTGCCGCTCGCCGCCGTACGCGAAAACCCCGAACACCTGCGGCAGTTGGAGGAGTGGCTGCGCTCGTACCGGCCCGAGGAGCTGTTCGACGCCGACGGCCGGCCCACCGCGGACGTCCTCGCCTGCGTCCCCGAGGGCTCCAGGCGGCTGGGCGCGACCCCGCACGCCAACGGAGGTCTGCTCGTGCGGGACCTGCCGGTTCCCTCGCTCGACCGGTTCGCCGTCCCCGTCGACAAGCCGGGTGCGACCCTGCACGAGCCGACCCGGGTCCTCGGCGACCTCCTCGCAGAGATCATGAAGGAGACCTCCGCCCGCCGAGACTTCCGCCTCGTCGGACCCGACGAGACCGCCTCCAACCGGCTCGGTGCGGTCTTCGAGGCCAGCGGCAAGGCCTGGCAGGCCGGGAGCCTCGCGGTGGACGAACACCTCGACCGGCACGGCCGGGTCATGGAGATCCTCTCCGAACACCTCTGCCAGGGCTGGCTGGAGGGCTATCTGCTCACCGGACGGCACGGCCTGTTCTCCTGCTACGAGGCGTTCGTGCACATCGTCGACTCGATGGTCAACCAGCACATCAAGTGGCTGAAGACATCGAGGGAGTTGGCGTGGCGCGCCCCGATCGCCTCGCTCAACTACCTGCTCACCTCGCACGTCTGGCGCCAGGACCACAACGGCTTCTCGCACCAGGACCCCGGCTTCGTCGACCACATCCTCAACAAGAGCCCCGAGGTCGTCCGCGTCTATCTGCCGCCGGACGCCAACACCCTGCTCTCCGTGGCCGATCACGCCCTGCGCAGCCGCGACTACGTCAACGTGATCGTCGCCGGCAAGCAGCCCTGCTTCGACTGGCTGTCCATGGAAGAGGCCCGCGCACACTGCGCCCGCGGCGCCGGGATCTGGGAGTGGGCCGGCACCGTCAACGGCGAGCGGGAGCCCGACGTCGTCCTCGCCTGCGCGGGCGACGTGCCCACCCTGGAAGTGCTGGCCGCCGCCGACCTGCTAAGGCGCCATCTGCCCGGCCTCGGCGTCCGGGTCGTCAACGTCGTCGACATGACCCGGCTGCTGCCGCGCGAGGAACACCCGCACGGCATGAGCGACTTCGAGTACGACGGGCTGTTCACCACCGGCAAGCCGGTGATCTTCGCGTACCACGGCTACCCGTGGCTCATCCATCGCCTCGCCTACCGCCGCAGCGGGCACGCCCACCTGCACGTCCGCGGCTACAAGGAGATGGGCACCACGACCACGCCGTTCGACATGGTCGTGCGCAACGACATGGACCGCTACCGGCTGGTCATGGACGTCATCGACCGCGTACCCGGCCTCGGCGTCCGCGCCGCCGCCGTACGCCAGCGGATGGCCGACGCGCGCACCCACCACCACGCCTGGATCCGCGAGCACGGCACCGACATGCCCGAGGTCGCGGACTGGACGTGGAGCGCCTGA
- the ppk2 gene encoding polyphosphate kinase 2, whose amino-acid sequence MAGKDAAALPRKVYERELLRLQTELVKLQEWVRAEGARLVVVFEGRDAAGKGGTIKRVAEHLNPRVARIAALPKPTERERTQWYFQRYVEHLPAAGEIVLFDRSWYNRAGVEHVMGFCTKEEHQIFLRQCPIFERMLVEDGILLRKYWFSVSDAEQQERFRRRLKDPTRRWKLSPMDLESITRWEAYSRAKDEMLVHTDISEAPWFVVESDDKRRARLNTIAHLLDSVPYREVPPPVLKLPDRPPSTGYQRPPRDLQTYVPDHAASL is encoded by the coding sequence ATGGCCGGCAAGGACGCGGCGGCACTGCCGCGCAAGGTGTACGAGCGGGAACTGCTGCGCCTGCAGACGGAGTTGGTGAAGCTCCAGGAGTGGGTGCGGGCCGAGGGCGCCCGGCTCGTCGTGGTGTTCGAGGGCCGGGACGCGGCCGGCAAGGGCGGCACGATCAAGCGGGTCGCCGAGCACCTCAACCCGCGTGTCGCGCGCATCGCCGCGCTGCCCAAGCCGACCGAGCGCGAGCGCACCCAGTGGTACTTCCAGCGGTACGTCGAGCATCTGCCCGCCGCCGGGGAGATCGTGCTGTTCGACCGTAGCTGGTACAACCGCGCCGGTGTCGAGCATGTGATGGGCTTCTGCACCAAGGAGGAGCACCAGATCTTCCTCCGGCAGTGCCCCATCTTCGAGCGGATGCTCGTGGAGGACGGGATCCTGCTGCGCAAGTACTGGTTCTCGGTGAGCGACGCCGAGCAGCAGGAGCGCTTCCGGCGCCGTCTGAAGGACCCGACCCGGCGCTGGAAGCTGTCGCCGATGGACCTGGAGTCGATCACCCGCTGGGAGGCGTACTCCCGGGCGAAGGACGAGATGCTCGTGCACACGGACATCTCCGAGGCGCCGTGGTTCGTCGTGGAGAGCGACGACAAGCGCCGGGCCCGACTGAACACCATCGCCCATCTGCTCGACTCGGTGCCGTACCGCGAGGTGCCGCCGCCGGTACTGAAGCTGCCGGACCGGCCGCCGTCGACCGGCTATCAGCGCCCGCCGCGCGATCTGCAGACCTACGTTCCCGATCACGCGGCGAGCCTCTGA
- a CDS encoding universal stress protein produces the protein MELPYAVGVDGSEPSLRAVDWAVDEAALYGLPLRLVYASLWERYEGASLAQGLGRSSEQVLADDIVEAAAQRAHRRDANLKVSTEVLPEEPVPALLREAHSATALVLGSRGRSGIAELLLGSVSLAVAARAHCPVIVLRGGHDNQAGRGTHGRIVLGIGEEPHSSAAVRFAFREAQVRGAALEAVRAWRCPAHESTDHPQMAGEPARLHEERAVEILETALRDAAVDHPSVELRRRTAEGPARTVLLDAAADADLLVVGALRREGHFGLQLGRVAHALLHHSACPVAVVPHHA, from the coding sequence GTGGAACTGCCCTACGCCGTGGGTGTCGACGGCAGCGAGCCCAGCCTGCGCGCCGTCGACTGGGCGGTGGACGAGGCCGCCCTGTACGGGCTCCCGCTGCGGCTGGTGTACGCCTCGCTGTGGGAGCGGTACGAAGGTGCCTCGCTCGCCCAGGGCCTCGGCCGCTCCTCGGAGCAGGTGCTCGCCGACGACATCGTCGAGGCCGCCGCCCAGCGGGCCCACCGCCGCGACGCGAACCTGAAGGTCTCCACCGAGGTGCTGCCCGAGGAGCCGGTCCCCGCCCTGCTGCGCGAGGCGCACAGCGCCACCGCGCTGGTGCTGGGCTCGCGCGGCCGCAGCGGCATCGCCGAGCTGCTCCTCGGCTCGGTGAGCCTGGCGGTCGCCGCCCGCGCCCACTGCCCGGTGATCGTGCTGCGCGGGGGCCACGACAACCAGGCCGGGCGGGGCACCCACGGGCGGATCGTGCTGGGCATCGGCGAGGAGCCGCACAGCTCCGCCGCCGTGCGCTTCGCCTTCCGGGAGGCACAGGTGCGGGGGGCCGCCCTGGAGGCCGTACGGGCCTGGCGCTGCCCCGCACACGAGAGCACCGACCATCCCCAGATGGCCGGGGAACCCGCCCGGCTCCACGAGGAGCGGGCCGTGGAGATCCTGGAGACCGCGCTGCGCGACGCCGCGGTCGACCATCCGTCGGTGGAGCTGCGCCGGCGCACCGCGGAGGGCCCCGCCCGCACGGTGCTGCTCGACGCCGCGGCCGACGCCGATCTGCTCGTCGTCGGGGCCCTGCGCCGCGAGGGCCACTTCGGGCTCCAACTCGGCCGGGTCGCCCACGCGCTGCTGCACCACTCCGCCTGCCCGGTCGCCGTCGTACCGCATCACGCGTGA
- the adhP gene encoding alcohol dehydrogenase AdhP: protein MKAAVVRAFGEPLVIEERPDPEPGPGQVRVRLEASGLCHTDIHAAHGDWPVKPSPPFVPGHEGVGIVEQLGDGVTHLAVGQRVAVPWLGKACGRCEHCLSGWETLCEQQINTGYGCDGGYAEKMLAWADFAQPVPDGVDPLDAAPLTCAGVTTYKALKVAGVRPTQLVAISGVGGLGHLALQYAKIAGATVAAIDVTDEKLALAAELGADIIIDARKEDVGAVLKQHGGAHAAIALAVNEAAFAAVHSGLRRGGKLVMVALPAHGTIQVPIFDTVLGGTSVIGSIVGTRQDLAEVFQLHAAGRTKVVRESRPLASVNESIDEVLRGEVKARIVFDFGSDFREGR from the coding sequence ATGAAGGCAGCAGTCGTCCGAGCATTCGGTGAGCCCCTGGTCATCGAGGAGCGCCCCGACCCGGAGCCCGGCCCCGGCCAGGTCCGCGTCCGGCTGGAGGCCTCCGGGCTGTGCCACACCGACATCCACGCCGCGCACGGCGACTGGCCGGTCAAGCCGAGCCCGCCGTTCGTCCCCGGCCACGAGGGTGTCGGCATCGTCGAGCAGCTCGGCGACGGTGTCACCCACCTCGCCGTCGGACAGCGCGTCGCCGTGCCCTGGCTGGGCAAGGCCTGCGGACGCTGCGAGCACTGCCTGTCCGGCTGGGAGACGCTGTGCGAGCAGCAGATCAACACCGGGTACGGCTGCGACGGCGGGTACGCCGAGAAGATGCTCGCCTGGGCCGACTTCGCCCAGCCGGTGCCCGACGGCGTCGACCCGCTCGACGCGGCGCCGCTGACCTGCGCGGGCGTCACCACCTACAAGGCGCTCAAGGTCGCCGGCGTCCGGCCCACCCAGCTCGTCGCGATCTCCGGCGTCGGCGGTCTCGGTCACCTGGCGCTGCAGTACGCGAAGATCGCCGGGGCCACCGTGGCGGCCATCGACGTCACCGACGAGAAGCTCGCCCTCGCCGCCGAACTGGGCGCCGACATCATCATCGACGCCCGCAAGGAAGACGTGGGCGCGGTGCTGAAGCAGCACGGCGGGGCGCACGCCGCCATCGCGCTCGCCGTGAACGAGGCCGCGTTCGCCGCCGTCCACTCCGGGCTGCGGCGCGGCGGGAAGCTCGTCATGGTCGCCCTGCCCGCGCACGGCACCATCCAGGTCCCGATCTTCGACACCGTGCTGGGCGGTACCTCCGTGATCGGCTCCATCGTCGGCACCCGGCAGGACCTCGCGGAGGTCTTCCAACTGCACGCGGCGGGCCGTACCAAGGTCGTCCGCGAGTCGCGGCCGCTCGCCTCCGTCAACGAGTCGATCGACGAGGTGCTGCGCGGCGAGGTCAAGGCCCGCATCGTGTTCGACTTCGGCTCCGACTTCCGCGAAGGAAGGTGA
- a CDS encoding universal stress protein gives MSRTVIAGLDGSPESRAAAEWGAREAMLRALPLKLVQVWEAVPEPMAQAPLLGVETRQQWTDRVPREAAEGLRLRHPGLEVAVERLSGRPSDMLIDAAKDAELLVLGSRGLSGLAGFLVGSVGHAVVARAERPVVFVRAGEQAADEHVMDPAGIPSAATRYRPVVLGIDIDSPDETVTAFAFEAAARRATALRAVYGWNLPPYYTYGMSADLDLHAELARQQSAALTDVLAPWRQKYPSVEVTEESRPGRAANFLADASVDASLVVVGRRLRRTALGTPVGPVTHGVLHHATAPVAVVPHD, from the coding sequence ATGTCTCGCACCGTCATCGCAGGTCTCGACGGTTCGCCGGAAAGCCGGGCCGCCGCCGAATGGGGGGCTCGGGAGGCCATGCTCCGCGCCCTGCCGCTGAAGCTGGTCCAGGTCTGGGAGGCCGTACCCGAACCCATGGCCCAGGCTCCGCTGCTCGGCGTCGAGACGCGGCAGCAGTGGACCGACCGGGTGCCCCGCGAGGCCGCCGAAGGTCTCAGGCTGCGGCATCCCGGTCTCGAGGTCGCCGTGGAGCGGCTCAGCGGCCGCCCGAGCGACATGCTGATCGACGCGGCGAAGGACGCGGAACTGCTCGTCCTCGGCTCCCGGGGCCTGAGCGGTCTCGCCGGCTTCCTGGTCGGCTCCGTCGGCCACGCCGTCGTGGCCCGCGCCGAGCGCCCCGTCGTCTTCGTCCGGGCCGGTGAGCAGGCCGCCGACGAGCACGTCATGGACCCGGCGGGGATTCCGTCCGCGGCCACCCGCTACCGGCCCGTCGTCCTCGGGATCGACATCGACAGCCCCGACGAGACCGTGACCGCGTTCGCCTTCGAGGCCGCCGCCCGCCGTGCGACCGCACTGCGCGCGGTGTACGGATGGAACCTCCCGCCCTACTACACCTACGGCATGTCCGCGGACCTCGACCTGCACGCCGAGCTGGCCCGGCAGCAGTCGGCCGCCCTGACCGACGTACTCGCCCCCTGGCGGCAGAAGTACCCCTCCGTCGAGGTCACCGAGGAGTCCCGGCCCGGCCGGGCCGCCAACTTCCTGGCGGACGCCTCCGTCGACGCCTCCCTGGTCGTCGTCGGCCGCCGGCTGCGCCGCACGGCGCTCGGCACCCCCGTCGGGCCCGTCACTCACGGCGTACTGCACCACGCCACCGCCCCCGTCGCCGTCGTCCCGCACGACTGA
- a CDS encoding SulP family inorganic anion transporter has product MALRAGGHASPWRRLTPGLVALAGYRRAWLRGDLLAGVTVAAYLVPQVMAYAGVAGLPPVAGLWAILPALVLYAVLGSSRLLSVGPESTTALMTATVVGPLAAGDPERYAVLAAALAVAVGLLCVAAWAARLGFLADLLSRPVLVGYLAGVALIMMVDQLPRLTGVHTTGAEFFPQLWSFLRHLPDVHPATVVLAAAALAFLFIVPRFFRAVPGPLLAVVLGTAAVVAFDLDGRHGIQVIGDVPSGLPGFALPDLGELPRLLLPALGVLIVAYTDFILTARAFTGRPGEGARLDANQEFLALGAANLGAGVLHGFPVSSSASRTALASSAGARSQAYSLVACAAVLAVLLFLSPLLSRTPSAVLGALVVYAAVRMIDLAGFRRLAAFRRRELLLAFGCLAGVLVLDILYGVLVAVGLSVAELLARVARPHDAVEGLVPGVAGMHDVDDYPRARTIPGLLVYRYDSPLFFANAEDFRRRALAAVDEQTDRVRWFVLNTEANVEVDITALDAVESLRAELARRGVVFAFARVKQELQEDLDAYGLTRSVGDDLIFPTLPTAVAAYRRWVASNRS; this is encoded by the coding sequence ATGGCCTTGCGCGCGGGCGGGCACGCCTCGCCATGGCGGCGCCTGACGCCCGGGCTGGTCGCACTGGCCGGCTACCGCCGCGCCTGGCTGCGCGGCGACCTGCTCGCCGGGGTCACCGTGGCCGCGTATCTCGTCCCGCAGGTCATGGCCTACGCGGGCGTGGCCGGGCTGCCGCCGGTCGCCGGGCTGTGGGCGATCCTGCCCGCGCTCGTCCTCTACGCCGTGCTCGGCTCGTCCCGGCTGCTGTCGGTGGGCCCCGAGTCCACGACCGCGCTGATGACGGCCACCGTGGTGGGTCCGCTCGCCGCCGGAGACCCGGAACGGTATGCCGTCCTGGCGGCGGCCCTCGCCGTCGCCGTCGGACTGCTGTGCGTGGCGGCGTGGGCGGCCCGGCTCGGCTTTCTCGCGGACCTGCTCTCGCGTCCCGTACTGGTCGGCTACCTGGCAGGCGTCGCGCTGATCATGATGGTCGACCAGCTGCCCCGGCTGACCGGCGTGCACACGACCGGAGCGGAGTTCTTCCCGCAGCTGTGGTCCTTCCTGCGGCACCTGCCGGACGTCCACCCCGCGACCGTCGTCCTCGCCGCGGCCGCGCTGGCCTTCCTGTTCATCGTGCCCCGATTCTTCCGTGCCGTGCCCGGACCGCTGCTCGCGGTCGTGCTCGGTACGGCGGCGGTGGTGGCCTTCGACCTCGACGGGCGGCACGGCATCCAGGTGATCGGCGACGTCCCCTCGGGGCTGCCCGGTTTCGCCCTTCCCGACCTGGGCGAGCTGCCGCGGCTGCTGCTCCCCGCCCTGGGCGTCCTCATCGTCGCCTACACCGACTTCATCCTCACCGCACGGGCCTTCACCGGCCGCCCCGGCGAGGGCGCCCGGCTCGACGCCAACCAGGAGTTCCTCGCCCTGGGCGCCGCCAACCTGGGCGCGGGCGTGCTGCACGGCTTCCCGGTGAGCAGCAGTGCCAGCCGGACCGCGCTGGCCTCGTCGGCGGGGGCCCGCAGCCAGGCGTACTCGCTGGTCGCCTGCGCCGCCGTCCTCGCGGTCCTGCTCTTTCTCAGCCCGCTGCTGTCCCGCACCCCGTCGGCGGTGCTGGGCGCGCTCGTCGTGTACGCCGCGGTCCGCATGATCGACCTGGCCGGCTTCCGCCGCCTCGCCGCGTTCCGCCGCCGCGAACTCCTGCTCGCCTTCGGCTGCCTGGCCGGGGTACTGGTCCTGGACATCCTCTACGGCGTCCTGGTGGCCGTCGGCCTGTCGGTGGCCGAGCTGCTGGCGCGGGTGGCCCGCCCGCACGACGCTGTGGAGGGGCTGGTCCCCGGGGTGGCCGGCATGCACGACGTCGACGACTACCCGCGAGCGCGCACCATCCCGGGCCTGCTCGTCTACCGCTACGACTCGCCGCTCTTCTTCGCCAACGCCGAGGACTTCCGGCGCCGCGCGCTGGCCGCCGTGGACGAACAGACCGACCGCGTCCGCTGGTTCGTCCTCAACACCGAGGCCAATGTGGAGGTCGACATCACGGCCCTGGACGCGGTCGAGTCGCTCCGCGCCGAACTGGCCCGACGCGGCGTCGTGTTCGCCTTCGCCCGCGTCAAGCAGGAACTGCAGGAGGACCTCGACGCCTACGGCCTGACGCGGTCGGTCGGGGACGACCTGATCTTCCCGACGCTGCCGACGGCCGTGGCGGCGTACCGCCGATGGGTCGCGTCGAACCGGTCGTAA
- a CDS encoding Crp/Fnr family transcriptional regulator yields the protein MNTSPSSTMLHVLSADGRDRLMRLAREVSFPQGARIFEEGRSADRFWIIRTGTVALDMHVPGRRAAVIDTLGHNELLGWSWLFDPHTWHLGAEATSPVRAYEFDAAAVRALCHEDPALGMQVSQWVGDVLAQRLRAARTKLLDLYAPYGSGDPR from the coding sequence ATGAACACTTCGCCCAGTTCCACGATGTTGCACGTGCTGTCGGCCGACGGCCGCGACCGCCTGATGCGGCTCGCCCGGGAGGTGTCGTTCCCCCAGGGGGCGCGCATCTTCGAGGAGGGCCGGTCGGCCGACCGGTTCTGGATCATCCGCACCGGCACGGTGGCCCTCGACATGCACGTCCCCGGACGCCGGGCGGCCGTCATCGACACGCTCGGACACAACGAACTCCTCGGCTGGTCCTGGCTGTTCGACCCGCACACCTGGCATCTCGGCGCCGAGGCGACGAGCCCGGTGCGCGCCTACGAGTTCGACGCCGCCGCCGTGCGCGCGCTGTGCCACGAGGACCCCGCGCTGGGCATGCAGGTGTCCCAGTGGGTGGGCGACGTTCTCGCCCAGCGGCTGCGGGCGGCGCGAACCAAGCTGCTGGACCTGTACGCCCCGTACGGAAGCGGTGACCCGCGATGA